Proteins encoded within one genomic window of Lysinibacillus sphaericus:
- a CDS encoding enoyl-ACP reductase FabI codes for MMDNLLQLKDKNIVVMGVANDRSIAWGIAKRLFDVGANVIFTYRQERSLKKLQKQLENYGHADALVVQCDVNSDESTKSAFDEIGLKVGVIHGIVHSVAFANAEDLHNRFLETTRDGYAFAQDTSAYSLISTAKAAHPYMTEGGSIVTMSYLGAERVLDGYNVMGVAKAALEASMRYLAADIGQDNIRVNAISAGAIRTLAAKGVPSFNTILHKIEETAPLKRNVQQDEVADMTIVMLSHLSRGVTGETIYIDAGYNIMG; via the coding sequence ATGATGGATAATTTATTACAATTAAAAGATAAAAATATTGTCGTAATGGGCGTTGCAAACGATCGCAGTATTGCTTGGGGGATTGCTAAACGTTTATTTGATGTAGGGGCAAACGTGATTTTCACATATCGTCAGGAACGTTCTTTAAAAAAATTACAAAAACAACTTGAAAATTATGGACATGCAGATGCTCTTGTTGTGCAATGCGATGTGAACAGTGATGAAAGCACAAAATCAGCATTCGATGAAATCGGTTTAAAAGTTGGGGTTATCCACGGTATTGTGCACTCAGTAGCATTTGCCAATGCAGAAGATTTACACAATCGCTTTTTAGAAACAACTCGTGATGGCTATGCATTTGCCCAAGATACAAGCGCCTATTCCCTTATTTCTACAGCCAAAGCAGCACATCCATACATGACAGAAGGCGGCTCAATTGTAACAATGAGTTACCTAGGTGCAGAACGTGTACTTGACGGCTACAACGTAATGGGTGTTGCCAAAGCAGCATTAGAAGCATCTATGCGCTACCTTGCTGCCGATATTGGTCAAGACAATATCCGTGTCAATGCAATATCTGCAGGTGCTATTCGTACACTTGCTGCGAAAGGCGTTCCTTCATTTAATACAATTTTACACAAAATTGAAGAGACAGCACCGTTAAAACGTAATGTTCAACAAGATGAAGTAGCTGATATGACAATCGTGATGTTATCTCACTTATCACGTGGTGTAACAGGCGAAACAATCTATATTGACGCAGGCTATAATATAATGGGTTAA